Proteins from one Deltaproteobacteria bacterium genomic window:
- a CDS encoding SPOR domain-containing protein encodes MSNRPRTDKARVVKVFIAFMVLFIIVFSLGVFVGKGLRKEEIRIATKFQEREQPVPEIPFEEDEEPEPESVIAYSDSDTDSEKENGLEEEAPEPSPSPEATPRPEVGKSDVREAAPPDKAVSPPEAETEARLAEITEEIRRERERERTESEQKGRTGDVALPPIDPKGLYTVQIGSFQNQKQANSLASSLKSKGYPVFIKAMTTPDNENWYRVRVGTFGDIETAKKYGEGLKTMEPAVNLVFITVNN; translated from the coding sequence ATGAGCAACAGACCAAGAACTGATAAGGCCCGGGTAGTGAAGGTGTTTATCGCTTTCATGGTGCTTTTTATAATTGTTTTCAGCCTGGGTGTGTTTGTGGGCAAGGGGCTCAGGAAAGAAGAAATACGGATCGCAACAAAGTTTCAGGAGCGGGAACAACCCGTGCCCGAGATTCCCTTTGAAGAAGATGAAGAACCGGAGCCGGAATCTGTTATAGCATATAGCGATAGCGACACCGATAGTGAGAAGGAGAACGGACTCGAGGAAGAAGCGCCCGAACCTTCCCCTTCCCCTGAGGCGACACCCCGGCCCGAGGTCGGCAAATCCGATGTTCGGGAAGCGGCTCCGCCCGATAAAGCTGTTTCACCTCCCGAGGCCGAGACCGAAGCCCGTCTTGCCGAGATAACCGAAGAAATCAGGCGGGAGAGAGAGAGGGAGAGGACGGAGTCTGAGCAAAAGGGCCGTACCGGCGATGTAGCTCTCCCGCCCATTGACCCCAAAGGCCTGTACACGGTTCAGATAGGATCATTTCAAAATCAGAAGCAGGCAAATTCCCTTGCAAGCTCGCTTAAATCAAAAGGCTACCCCGTATTCATTAAAGCCATGACTACTCCGGATAACGAAAACTGGTACAGGGTCAGGGTCGGAACTTTCGGCGATATAGAGACAGCGAAAAAGTACGGCGAAGGTTTGAAAACTATGGAGCCCGCGGTGAATCTGGTTTTTATCACGGTGAATAATTAA
- the tolQ gene encoding protein TolQ has product MTNWIYFLIETQAGTGGGEIRVLNLITDAGPVVKAVLLLLLLMSLVSWTIIFSKAFMLRRATRKSEKFLELYNASGNFGNLYSSTKHIGGPIAEVFRAGYTEILKLRRSSGASKGSEAKTNPEVIATELGVVELVERALKRTMASETSKLEGSLIFLATTGSAAPFIGLFGTVWGIMTSFIGLAGSEGVPTLQAVAPGIAEALVATAIGLAAAIPAVIAYNYFVSRVKRIDIEMENFSSEFLNIVDRYIKKV; this is encoded by the coding sequence ATGACAAACTGGATCTACTTCTTGATAGAGACGCAGGCCGGGACCGGAGGCGGTGAGATCAGAGTATTGAATCTGATAACCGATGCGGGTCCTGTCGTAAAGGCCGTGCTCTTGCTGCTTCTCCTGATGTCCCTTGTCTCGTGGACAATTATATTCTCAAAGGCGTTTATGCTGAGGAGAGCGACAAGAAAATCCGAAAAATTCCTTGAGCTCTACAATGCCAGCGGCAATTTCGGCAATCTCTACTCCTCGACAAAACACATCGGCGGCCCCATTGCGGAGGTTTTCCGGGCGGGTTATACGGAGATACTGAAGCTGAGAAGGTCAAGCGGCGCATCAAAGGGCTCTGAGGCCAAGACGAATCCCGAGGTTATAGCTACGGAGCTCGGCGTCGTGGAGCTTGTCGAGAGGGCGCTCAAGAGGACGATGGCGTCCGAGACTTCCAAGCTCGAGGGCTCCCTGATATTCCTTGCGACGACCGGCAGCGCGGCCCCCTTTATAGGTCTTTTCGGAACCGTTTGGGGCATAATGACCTCATTTATAGGTCTCGCGGGCAGTGAAGGCGTCCCCACTCTCCAGGCTGTGGCTCCGGGTATTGCGGAGGCGCTTGTCGCAACTGCGATAGGCCTTGCGGCCGCTATCCCCGCCGTTATAGCCTATAACTATTTTGTAAGCAGGGTCAAAAGAATAGACATTGAAATGGAGAATTTTTCCTCGGAGTTCCTGAACATCGTGGACAGGTATATTAAGAAGGTTTAG
- the tolA gene encoding cell envelope integrity protein TolA, protein MKPVNKDSSKESSFWGMFFSITLHATVLILVLFWGFSGKSNLSNSNGPIEVSLSGLPGGSGGEKREKPPQAGTPPEQLKEAKPEKTEPEEPEPEKVEKKEQVKAPPPEPVKKDPPKEPEKEEEKKVEVKKEEPKKEEPEKEEPKKEPEVEEKPKVAEKEPEKKEVIPLETEKKEEKPEPEKKKEVAKKPEPTEKPAQEKKEVAQKKNLEGEKKRVLQDIQRQKVLENLKKGGDEGPRIEQEEIGEERRLAMADSMDMPESPGEGPGESGGSSGGGSSTNPVLIQLYTNKVHQRISRNWRIPPGVPTDGSLVSLIFFKVDERGKVYDVRVNKSSGNSAFDQFCVDAIYKSAPLPAPPSEFADEAKNKGVLVPFRNEPF, encoded by the coding sequence ATGAAGCCTGTGAATAAAGACAGTTCGAAAGAGTCGTCATTTTGGGGAATGTTTTTTTCAATAACGCTCCATGCGACAGTCCTTATATTAGTCCTCTTTTGGGGATTCAGCGGGAAATCCAACCTTAGTAACTCAAACGGCCCTATTGAGGTTTCACTCTCCGGGCTGCCCGGCGGGTCCGGAGGCGAGAAGAGGGAAAAACCGCCTCAGGCCGGAACCCCCCCGGAGCAGCTGAAAGAGGCGAAACCTGAAAAAACGGAGCCGGAAGAGCCAGAGCCCGAAAAAGTGGAAAAGAAAGAACAGGTCAAAGCCCCCCCTCCCGAGCCTGTAAAAAAGGACCCTCCTAAAGAACCGGAAAAAGAGGAAGAGAAAAAGGTTGAGGTAAAAAAGGAAGAGCCGAAAAAGGAAGAACCTGAGAAAGAAGAGCCGAAAAAAGAACCTGAAGTTGAGGAGAAGCCGAAGGTAGCTGAGAAAGAGCCTGAGAAAAAAGAAGTAATTCCGCTTGAGACTGAAAAGAAAGAGGAAAAGCCAGAACCGGAAAAGAAAAAAGAGGTCGCTAAGAAGCCCGAACCTACAGAGAAGCCCGCACAGGAGAAGAAAGAGGTTGCTCAAAAAAAGAATCTGGAGGGCGAAAAGAAAAGGGTGCTGCAGGACATTCAGAGGCAAAAGGTGCTCGAGAATTTGAAGAAAGGCGGCGACGAAGGCCCACGAATCGAGCAGGAGGAAATAGGCGAGGAGCGAAGGCTCGCCATGGCCGACAGCATGGATATGCCGGAAAGCCCCGGCGAGGGTCCCGGGGAGTCGGGGGGGAGCTCGGGCGGCGGCTCGTCGACAAATCCCGTATTGATTCAGTTATATACAAACAAGGTGCATCAGAGGATAAGCCGTAACTGGAGAATCCCCCCGGGCGTACCGACAGACGGCAGCCTCGTCTCTCTTATATTTTTCAAGGTGGACGAGAGGGGCAAGGTATATGATGTGAGGGTAAACAAGTCCTCCGGCAATTCCGCTTTTGATCAATTTTGTGTTGATGCCATCTATAAATCGGCCCCGCTTCCTGCACCTCCGTCTGAATTCGCGGATGAGGCTAAAAACAAGGGAGTCCTGGTTCCTTTCAGGAACGAGCCCTTTTAA
- the argS gene encoding arginine--tRNA ligase — translation MKEDIQKVVRESVKSLGKKINIKDFPSEIEVGIPKRREFGDFSVNTAMVLAKSMGENPRRVAELIIENLPGEKDALFKKVEIAGAGFINFFVKEEAIVHKLEDINRLGEKYGFSGLGKGEKVLVEYVSANPTGYLHMGHARNAVVGDTISNILSASGYEVSREFYINDAGRQMDLLGESVLARYREMHGLDWHIPEDGYKGDYVKEIASKIKSEKGDSLINECSEPEAREFSREFGREILLEFIKEDLEGIGVIFDEWYGERDNIHRLSDGNDSGSKLDEAREMLSQKGALEERDGALWFMATRFGDSQDWVLVKSDGSPTYFLSDIAYHVDKFERGFESLINIWGADHHGHVARLKAALNALGFQDERFKVVLIQFVRLMRKGEEVSMSKRAGSYVTMRDVVNEVGPDVMRFFLLMRSSESHLDFDLDLAKRESSDNPVYYIQYAYARIKSLFRKAKKEELFDSIDSINLLTQPEEIELIKKLLLYPETVEECALSLAPHKLAFFLQEVASDFHSYYNKFRIVGEDRNLGKARLFLVRCVETVLSNGLKLLGITAPERM, via the coding sequence ATGAAAGAAGACATTCAAAAGGTAGTTCGTGAATCGGTAAAAAGTCTCGGCAAGAAAATAAATATCAAGGATTTCCCGTCTGAAATCGAGGTCGGTATACCTAAACGGAGGGAATTCGGCGATTTCTCCGTCAACACGGCTATGGTTCTGGCCAAGAGCATGGGCGAGAATCCACGCCGTGTCGCGGAGCTTATTATAGAAAACCTGCCCGGAGAAAAAGACGCTCTCTTCAAGAAGGTCGAGATAGCGGGCGCCGGGTTTATCAATTTCTTCGTAAAAGAAGAAGCCATAGTTCATAAGCTCGAGGATATAAACCGTCTGGGCGAAAAGTACGGATTCTCCGGTCTCGGAAAGGGCGAGAAGGTGCTGGTCGAGTACGTAAGCGCCAATCCGACGGGCTATCTTCACATGGGGCATGCGAGGAACGCCGTCGTAGGTGATACGATTTCGAATATTCTGTCCGCGTCCGGCTACGAGGTAAGCAGGGAATTCTACATCAATGACGCGGGCAGGCAGATGGATCTCCTCGGCGAATCGGTTCTGGCGAGATACCGCGAGATGCACGGTCTTGATTGGCATATCCCGGAGGACGGGTATAAGGGGGATTACGTTAAGGAGATAGCGTCAAAGATCAAGTCTGAGAAGGGCGACTCCCTTATTAACGAATGCTCGGAGCCCGAGGCGCGTGAATTCTCAAGGGAGTTCGGAAGGGAGATACTGCTCGAATTTATTAAGGAAGATTTAGAGGGTATCGGTGTAATATTCGATGAGTGGTACGGAGAAAGGGATAATATTCACCGGCTTTCAGATGGAAATGACAGCGGCAGCAAGCTCGATGAAGCGAGGGAGATGCTCAGTCAAAAAGGAGCTCTTGAGGAGCGGGACGGAGCGCTCTGGTTCATGGCCACGCGGTTCGGGGATTCTCAGGACTGGGTGCTGGTAAAAAGCGACGGCAGCCCTACATACTTCCTTTCGGATATTGCCTACCATGTGGACAAATTTGAAAGGGGTTTTGAATCCCTCATAAATATATGGGGCGCCGACCACCACGGTCATGTTGCCCGCCTCAAAGCCGCTCTGAACGCGCTTGGTTTTCAAGACGAGCGCTTCAAAGTAGTGTTGATACAGTTCGTAAGACTCATGAGAAAGGGAGAGGAGGTCTCGATGTCCAAAAGGGCCGGAAGTTATGTAACGATGAGGGATGTCGTCAACGAAGTGGGCCCCGACGTGATGCGTTTCTTTTTACTAATGCGGAGCTCTGAAAGCCATCTGGACTTCGATCTCGATCTTGCGAAGAGGGAATCAAGCGATAATCCGGTCTATTACATTCAATACGCCTACGCCAGGATAAAGAGCCTCTTTCGGAAAGCAAAGAAAGAGGAGCTGTTCGACTCCATTGATTCGATTAACCTGCTTACTCAACCCGAAGAGATAGAACTCATAAAAAAACTCCTTCTTTATCCCGAGACAGTCGAGGAATGCGCCCTTTCGCTCGCGCCTCACAAGCTGGCCTTTTTCCTTCAGGAAGTAGCTTCCGACTTTCATTCCTATTACAATAAATTCAGGATTGTGGGCGAGGACCGGAATCTCGGCAAGGCAAGGCTTTTTCTGGTCAGATGCGTGGAGACCGTTCTCAGTAACGGACTAAAGCTGCTCGGAATAACAGCCCCCGAGAGGATGTGA
- the carB gene encoding carbamoyl-phosphate synthase large subunit, which produces MPKREDIKTILLIGSGPIVIGQACEFDYSGTQACKALREEGFKIVLVNSNPATIMTDPSFADRTYIEPLVPEIVEKIIEKERPDALLPTLGGQTALNLAVDLAESGVLDKYGVELIGARLPAIKKAEDRKLFKEAMLKMGLDVPQSGIARSMDEAWQVVEDIGFPVIIRPSFTLGGSGGSVAYNREEFREFAKSGLDLSPVTEILIEESVLGWKEYELEVMRDGMDNVVIICSIENFDPMGVHTGDSITVAPSQTLTDKEYQKMRDASIAIIREIGVDTGGSNIQFGLNPEDGRMVVIEMNPRVSRSSALASKATGFPIAKIAAKLAVGYTLDEISNDITKYTPASFEPTIDYVVVKIPRFTFEKFPQTDFSLTTQMKSVGEVMAIGRTFKESLQKAVRSLEIDSSGFEPKSSDVVLIKEKLRTPNSERLWYLADAFRRGIDIEEIYTLTRIDRWFLRNVEQIVRMEEELKSSSEPLDAHALRRAKEYGFSDIRISDLIGASEDNIRELRQEDKIEPVYKMVDTCAAEFEAYTPYLYSTFESENEAPPTDERKVVILGGGPNRIGQGIEFDYCCVHASYSLKEEGYEAIMINCNPETVSTDYDTSDRLYFEPLTLEDTLSIIRRENPEGVIVHLGGQTPLKLAIPLEERGVRIIGTSPDSIDLAEDRERFRGLIEKLGLKQPDSGIARSEEEALDIARKVSYPIVVRPSYVLGGRAMEIVYTEESLKRYIREAVQVSPNHPVLIDKFLKDAKEVDVDAISDGKTVVVGGLLEHIEEAGVHSGDSAMVLPPYSIEDSIVSEIKRQTKELALALDVKGLMNIQFAVKDGLVYILEVNPRASRTVPFVSKAIGVPLAKLGTKIMIGKTLEELGFTEEIVPGHICVKESVFPFIKFQGVDTILGPEMKSTGEVMGIDSEIRMAFAKAQIAAGNNIPLSGTAFISVKDEDKPKIPEFAKKLRELGFKIMATAGTAAYLDSIGVNCTLVKKVKEGRPHVVDHIKNGDVQLVFNTTFGETEVAQSYSIRRTALIHRVPYFTTISAADAVTGAIEVLIKEGLEVKAIQDYY; this is translated from the coding sequence ATGCCGAAAAGAGAAGATATAAAGACTATACTGTTGATCGGCTCGGGCCCTATAGTTATAGGTCAGGCCTGCGAGTTCGACTATTCGGGAACGCAGGCCTGCAAAGCGCTCAGGGAAGAGGGATTTAAAATTGTTCTGGTAAACAGCAACCCCGCCACAATAATGACCGATCCCTCGTTTGCCGACCGGACCTATATCGAGCCCCTGGTTCCTGAAATCGTGGAAAAAATAATCGAGAAGGAAAGGCCCGACGCTCTCCTGCCGACTCTCGGAGGCCAGACCGCGCTTAACTTGGCTGTGGATCTCGCCGAGTCGGGAGTGCTCGATAAATACGGTGTCGAGCTTATAGGGGCTAGGCTCCCCGCGATAAAAAAGGCGGAAGACAGGAAGCTCTTCAAGGAAGCGATGCTGAAGATGGGGCTTGATGTCCCCCAAAGCGGCATCGCCCGCTCGATGGACGAGGCTTGGCAGGTTGTGGAGGATATAGGATTTCCGGTTATTATCCGCCCCTCCTTCACCCTCGGCGGCTCAGGGGGCAGCGTCGCGTATAACAGAGAGGAGTTTCGCGAGTTTGCGAAATCAGGCCTGGACTTAAGCCCTGTGACCGAGATTTTAATCGAGGAATCCGTGCTCGGATGGAAGGAATATGAGCTTGAAGTTATGCGGGACGGTATGGACAATGTGGTCATAATCTGCTCGATTGAGAACTTCGACCCGATGGGCGTTCACACGGGGGACAGCATAACGGTCGCCCCCTCCCAGACACTCACGGACAAGGAATATCAGAAGATGAGGGATGCCTCTATCGCGATCATCAGGGAGATAGGCGTCGATACGGGCGGTTCAAACATACAGTTCGGGCTTAACCCCGAGGACGGGCGCATGGTTGTAATCGAGATGAATCCGAGGGTTTCCCGAAGCTCGGCGCTCGCCTCGAAGGCGACAGGGTTCCCCATCGCAAAGATCGCTGCGAAGCTCGCTGTCGGCTACACGCTCGATGAAATTTCTAACGACATTACAAAATATACGCCGGCCTCCTTTGAGCCCACCATCGATTACGTCGTTGTAAAAATACCCAGATTCACTTTTGAGAAATTCCCCCAGACCGATTTTTCGCTCACGACTCAAATGAAATCCGTAGGCGAGGTAATGGCGATAGGGAGGACTTTCAAGGAATCCCTGCAGAAGGCCGTGAGATCGCTCGAAATTGATTCTTCAGGCTTCGAGCCGAAAAGCAGCGATGTCGTGCTTATAAAGGAAAAGCTCAGGACGCCTAATTCCGAAAGACTCTGGTACCTGGCGGACGCTTTCAGGCGCGGAATAGATATCGAGGAAATATATACTCTGACCCGTATCGACAGATGGTTCCTCCGCAATGTGGAGCAAATTGTTCGGATGGAAGAGGAGCTTAAATCCTCTTCAGAGCCCCTTGACGCCCATGCTCTCAGGCGGGCAAAGGAATACGGGTTTTCCGATATAAGAATCTCCGATCTCATCGGGGCTTCCGAGGACAATATCCGGGAATTAAGACAGGAAGATAAAATCGAACCCGTTTATAAAATGGTCGATACATGCGCTGCGGAGTTCGAGGCGTACACGCCCTATCTGTACTCGACTTTTGAAAGCGAGAATGAAGCGCCGCCTACGGATGAGCGTAAGGTGGTTATTCTGGGAGGGGGACCGAACAGGATAGGCCAGGGTATTGAGTTTGATTACTGCTGCGTCCATGCCTCCTATTCTCTAAAGGAAGAAGGCTACGAAGCAATAATGATAAACTGCAACCCCGAGACAGTAAGCACAGATTACGACACCTCGGACAGGCTCTATTTTGAGCCGCTCACCTTGGAGGATACGCTTTCCATCATAAGGAGGGAGAACCCCGAAGGGGTGATCGTTCACCTGGGCGGTCAGACCCCCCTCAAGCTCGCTATCCCGCTTGAGGAGCGCGGCGTTAGAATCATAGGCACCTCCCCTGACAGCATTGACCTCGCCGAAGACAGGGAGAGGTTCCGGGGGCTTATCGAGAAACTGGGGCTGAAACAGCCGGATAGCGGAATAGCCAGGAGCGAGGAAGAGGCGCTTGATATTGCCCGCAAAGTTAGTTATCCGATTGTGGTGAGGCCTTCCTACGTCCTGGGAGGGCGCGCTATGGAGATTGTATATACCGAGGAATCCCTCAAAAGGTATATAAGAGAGGCTGTACAGGTTTCCCCCAACCATCCCGTTCTGATAGACAAGTTCCTCAAGGACGCAAAAGAGGTTGATGTGGACGCCATATCCGACGGCAAAACGGTCGTGGTCGGCGGCCTGCTTGAGCACATCGAGGAAGCGGGAGTGCATTCCGGTGACAGCGCCATGGTGCTTCCGCCTTATTCCATAGAAGATTCCATCGTGAGTGAGATCAAGCGCCAGACTAAAGAACTGGCCCTTGCGCTTGATGTGAAGGGGCTGATGAACATACAGTTTGCCGTAAAGGACGGCCTGGTCTACATACTTGAGGTCAACCCCAGGGCGAGCCGCACGGTTCCATTTGTAAGTAAAGCCATAGGGGTGCCTCTTGCCAAGCTCGGAACCAAAATTATGATAGGAAAGACACTGGAGGAGCTCGGATTTACGGAAGAGATAGTCCCCGGGCACATATGCGTAAAGGAGTCCGTATTTCCATTCATCAAGTTTCAGGGAGTCGATACGATTCTGGGACCGGAGATGAAGTCAACGGGCGAAGTCATGGGTATAGATTCGGAAATCCGTATGGCTTTCGCCAAAGCGCAGATCGCAGCCGGCAACAATATTCCGCTTTCCGGGACCGCATTCATAAGTGTCAAAGACGAGGATAAACCGAAGATCCCGGAATTCGCGAAAAAACTCCGCGAGCTCGGATTCAAGATTATGGCTACAGCGGGCACGGCGGCTTATCTCGACAGCATCGGGGTAAATTGCACGTTGGTAAAAAAGGTCAAGGAAGGCCGTCCCCATGTGGTGGACCATATTAAAAACGGTGATGTTCAGCTTGTGTTTAACACCACTTTCGGGGAAACTGAAGTTGCTCAGTCCTATTCGATCAGAAGAACCGCGCTCATCCACAGAGTACCCTACTTTACCACTATCTCGGCCGCAGACGCTGTCACGGGAGCAATAGAAGTCCTCATAAAAGAAGGCCTGGAAGTAAAGGCGATTCAGGACTATTATTAG
- the tolR gene encoding protein TolR — MGMQTNKEGRSVMSEINVTPFVDVMLVLLVIFMVTTPILYQGVDVNLPKTESKPMPSIDRERKVVVTLNEAGEIFIEKERYTPDELRIEIRKLVSDRGRDIRNEEVFLRADSSVSYGTVMEVMSEIRNAGVNKLGLITEPVPKQ, encoded by the coding sequence ATGGGAATGCAGACCAATAAAGAAGGTCGCTCTGTAATGTCGGAGATAAACGTCACTCCGTTTGTCGATGTGATGCTTGTTCTCCTTGTGATATTCATGGTTACGACCCCGATTCTTTATCAGGGCGTGGACGTAAACCTGCCCAAGACGGAGTCAAAACCGATGCCCTCCATTGACCGTGAGAGGAAGGTCGTTGTTACTCTTAACGAGGCCGGTGAAATTTTTATAGAAAAAGAGCGGTATACGCCTGATGAGCTCAGAATCGAGATCAGAAAACTCGTTTCCGACAGAGGCCGTGATATAAGGAATGAAGAGGTTTTTCTCAGGGCCGATTCCAGCGTTTCTTACGGCACGGTTATGGAAGTAATGTCGGAGATAAGAAACGCAGGAGTAAACAAGCTCGGGCTCATAACGGAGCCTGTACCGAAACAGTAA
- a CDS encoding CDP-alcohol phosphatidyltransferase family protein — MTHPEEIRERSKNKKGPESTKLLGSGIKMWWLMLMLPIEDYLLKIKIHPNVLTVSTLVVGAITGVFYHFGWIFAGGILVLAGSTFDIFDGRVARAQGLNSEHGAFFDSCLDRFAEAFIYLGLLSLYQGTIFSYIVFLILVSTTMVSYTRARAEGLGVKCEVGMMQRTERVVYLGVLSVFNFLGNLIAEGLGYPPQDYLLKLALLIMLVFSTYTALERMFHVMGELKRRDEDLKSIESENEN, encoded by the coding sequence ATGACTCACCCCGAAGAAATCAGAGAGAGGTCCAAAAACAAGAAAGGCCCCGAATCCACTAAACTTTTAGGGAGCGGTATCAAAATGTGGTGGCTTATGCTTATGCTCCCTATCGAGGATTATCTTCTGAAAATCAAAATCCATCCCAATGTGCTTACGGTTTCGACTCTCGTCGTAGGCGCGATTACGGGAGTTTTTTACCATTTCGGATGGATTTTCGCGGGAGGAATACTCGTTCTCGCAGGGTCGACGTTCGATATCTTTGACGGGCGTGTAGCCCGTGCTCAGGGTTTAAACAGTGAGCACGGAGCGTTCTTCGATTCCTGCCTCGACAGATTCGCCGAGGCCTTCATCTATCTGGGCCTCCTTAGCCTTTATCAGGGTACGATATTTTCCTATATTGTCTTCCTGATCCTGGTTTCCACAACGATGGTTAGCTATACAAGGGCGAGGGCCGAGGGGCTGGGCGTAAAATGTGAAGTCGGAATGATGCAAAGAACGGAGAGGGTGGTTTATCTCGGTGTCCTCTCTGTTTTCAATTTCCTCGGGAACCTGATCGCCGAAGGGCTCGGTTACCCTCCTCAGGACTACCTGCTCAAGCTTGCGCTCTTGATAATGCTTGTTTTCTCAACCTATACCGCCCTGGAGAGAATGTTTCACGTCATGGGCGAGCTGAAAAGAAGGGACGAAGACTTAAAGAGCATTGAATCCGAAAACGAGAATTGA
- a CDS encoding histidine phosphatase family protein, with the protein MNLILVRHGETDWNRTGRCQGIADIELNDNGRKQVRELGESLKNHDIAAVYSSNLLRALETAREIARHHGICVTIDEDLREMNQGELEGLMFSEIRERYAHVLKEWRESPETLILPDGESLLQVEQRAWKAFEKVHRRHAGETVVVVSHNLTITLLLCKITGVGLKGFRNFNLQAACKNIIVSKNGNIRVDVLNDVSHLSPVESIPEF; encoded by the coding sequence ATGAATTTGATTCTCGTGCGGCACGGAGAGACGGACTGGAACAGGACAGGCAGGTGTCAGGGTATAGCGGACATAGAGCTTAATGATAACGGCAGGAAGCAGGTAAGGGAGCTGGGCGAGTCACTTAAAAATCACGATATAGCTGCCGTCTATTCGAGCAATCTCCTGAGGGCGCTTGAAACCGCGCGAGAGATTGCGAGGCATCACGGTATTTGCGTAACTATTGACGAGGACCTGAGGGAAATGAACCAGGGGGAGCTCGAAGGCCTCATGTTCTCCGAGATAAGGGAGAGATATGCCCATGTGCTCAAGGAGTGGAGAGAGAGTCCCGAGACCCTGATACTCCCCGACGGGGAGTCGCTTCTTCAGGTCGAGCAGAGGGCCTGGAAGGCCTTCGAGAAGGTGCACAGGCGGCACGCCGGCGAAACCGTCGTCGTCGTTAGCCACAACCTTACTATTACTTTACTCCTGTGCAAGATCACGGGAGTTGGGCTCAAAGGGTTTCGTAACTTTAACCTCCAGGCGGCATGCAAAAATATAATAGTTTCAAAAAATGGCAATATACGGGTTGATGTCCTCAACGACGTTTCTCACCTTTCTCCCGTCGAATCAATTCCCGAATTCTAG
- a CDS encoding SPOR domain-containing protein: MIEKKKYQTVAFFSAFITIFIFAISFCAAASDTLNGVHVIEFNLKEGVVKLYLPDDMAAGDTISASIGVFPKGTSSEEKISNTRALNGYIIETSYVSAPVGQKTFKMDIPRNTAGSSIKFALKDGSMRELSNSRIPVGLSAPGSGRGGMPTPFDYQCPLVGQAGRFVEIRGPFDGDFATTDFRIGSKKPPVLAESPRKLVFETPVDIVGSVDLVLKEREVVVKRPFTCLQVVKIGEGGAVPVSRLDRERSIVEDESPAKSETAPSPGTIQKLEFESIKAEQTLSTVDEAGAAPVSASVTENNEKRLIIARQMGSRFHASAVPSGQASITEEEQSTPPGEIDTAIKLEDESDELAVGAVTESRESMKNGGQDTPALDGRDSKGLIIQAQLAASFTPVAPEKGPGTLSLSGVKGGFTVQVASVKNEEDARTLARKLGLKGYPVFVVTADIPGRGRWYRVRVGSFSTRKEASIYGNSLREKEPLVKSVFTAESD, encoded by the coding sequence ATGATTGAAAAGAAAAAATATCAGACTGTTGCTTTCTTTTCGGCTTTTATAACTATTTTCATATTCGCTATCTCTTTCTGCGCGGCGGCCTCAGACACTCTAAACGGTGTACATGTAATCGAATTTAACTTGAAGGAAGGCGTGGTCAAGCTGTATTTACCAGACGATATGGCTGCGGGCGATACTATATCGGCCTCGATAGGGGTTTTTCCCAAGGGGACCTCGAGCGAGGAAAAAATCAGTAATACAAGGGCCTTGAACGGCTATATTATCGAGACGAGTTATGTAAGCGCCCCTGTCGGCCAGAAAACGTTCAAGATGGACATCCCCAGGAACACCGCCGGAAGCTCTATTAAATTCGCCCTTAAAGACGGCTCCATGAGGGAGCTTTCAAACTCCAGGATTCCAGTCGGTCTTTCCGCGCCGGGGTCGGGAAGGGGCGGGATGCCCACCCCCTTTGACTATCAGTGTCCCCTTGTGGGACAGGCCGGCAGGTTCGTAGAGATCAGGGGGCCTTTTGACGGGGACTTCGCTACAACGGACTTCCGGATCGGGAGTAAAAAGCCGCCTGTCCTTGCCGAATCGCCCCGGAAGCTCGTTTTCGAGACTCCGGTAGATATAGTCGGCTCAGTGGACCTCGTGTTAAAGGAGCGCGAGGTGGTTGTTAAAAGGCCGTTTACGTGCCTTCAGGTCGTAAAAATCGGGGAGGGAGGGGCGGTCCCCGTAAGCCGTCTCGATCGTGAAAGATCGATAGTAGAGGATGAGTCTCCGGCGAAAAGCGAAACAGCACCGTCTCCCGGTACGATTCAGAAGCTGGAGTTCGAGAGCATCAAGGCCGAGCAGACCCTGTCAACGGTGGATGAGGCCGGCGCGGCCCCCGTTTCAGCGTCCGTTACGGAGAATAACGAGAAAAGACTTATCATAGCAAGACAAATGGGCTCCCGGTTTCACGCGAGCGCAGTCCCTTCAGGGCAGGCTTCAATAACAGAAGAGGAGCAATCGACTCCGCCCGGGGAAATTGATACGGCGATTAAGCTCGAAGACGAATCGGATGAATTAGCTGTAGGAGCGGTTACCGAATCTCGTGAATCCATGAAAAATGGCGGCCAGGATACTCCGGCGCTCGATGGGAGGGATTCCAAAGGCCTGATTATCCAGGCTCAACTCGCAGCTTCCTTTACGCCTGTCGCCCCTGAAAAGGGCCCTGGCACGCTGAGTCTTTCCGGGGTCAAGGGCGGTTTTACTGTTCAGGTCGCTTCAGTTAAAAACGAGGAGGATGCGCGCACGCTGGCCCGGAAACTGGGTCTAAAGGGTTATCCTGTATTCGTAGTTACGGCGGATATTCCCGGCAGGGGCAGGTGGTACAGGGTGAGGGTCGGCAGTTTCAGCACCAGAAAAGAGGCGAGTATATACGGTAATAGCTTGCGCGAGAAAGAGCCCCTCGTTAAGTCTGTTTTTACAGCCGAAAGTGACTAG